In Glycine max cultivar Williams 82 chromosome 15, Glycine_max_v4.0, whole genome shotgun sequence, the DNA window gagaagaagaaaaaagttaatatctcataaattaacttatttttcataggctactttaaataactaaacaaaataaGCTACTAAAATAAGGTTTTATATCAAACCAACTTAATATTCTAGTTAAAGATCCAACTAatccatttaataattttatctaccCAACTATCTCTCCCCTCaaattattaacataatcatctCATTTACTATTCACAACATGAATTGGAGCCCCTAACTCCCCAATTCACATCTAGTTTTTACTTTACTTTTATCAAACCCTCACTTAGAATTTGGGACCCCAAACCCGAATTCTAAACaggtcttttttcttctttttttttgttatgactTTTAttggtttataatttttttaattatattaataaaatgataattagtaatatatttaattattatatttaaataatataattaattgttgtaatttttaatatataacgtAACTAATTATTTATGGGGTGATTTTTGCATTGTTTTGAATATTTATGATGTTTTATTGttcaaaaaatagttaattttgatAGTTTTCATGTAAATGAATCCAATTGTATAAGATTCACATCTTGacttagttttaaaaatgaCTTGAAAAAGGTGTTTGGAAAcgcaaaaaaaaatcagtttttgCACTTGAATAGTTTCTTGATGGTCTTTGTTGGATATTCATACTTATGAATATGAGGTTATTTCGTACGAACAATACAATGCATCATGTGCATTGGTTTGCTTATGATCACAAGGTTATTTACAAGTTTTGACAATGTGTGTTAAAGGTACACGACCAAAAGTATAGTCAATGCACCTTAACGGTTTCTCGTGAGGTGTGTCATTAGCATTTATCAATTCTAGAATTATACAAATTCAACAATTAATTGAGGGTTGTGTGTCAAATACAATAAATGTTTTACGATAGCTGACCTTGTGATCGAATGAAATCTAAAGCACACAACCATAGATTCCTTTTAAATTCACATTGGCCTTTTTGGTGGGCATGCATTATGAATTCTCTAGTTGAGAGTAATTTTTCTTAGATTTGTTATTCATCATGACAGCTTGTACTACCCTATGGGACTAGAAATAAGTGCTCTTGAATTAGAGGATGATAGATTTGGGTTATAAAGGATGGGGGGTCTAAGTTGTCAATGTCAAGCAATTCTCACGGTGTATTGTCCATAATGAATGAAactttttgagaaaaataaatggttTATAGATTATGAGATATTGAGTTAACCTCCATACATTACccatatttatacaaataaatagGTCTACCTTTGAATGGAAGAGATAACATAGATTTAATGAAATATGGTGTCCAACATTTTCTTCCATTGTTATCTTGATCGCACATCTTTTGTGGCACAAAAGTTGAAACTCTACAAAATTCCTGACGGATGAACAATAACATTATTTAGGTCAATGTGTTTTGGCTCGTTTATCCTTGTCAGCTCTAGCTATCTCAGTCGCTTCTTTTGATATaagatctatttttttattttcactttatttttcatatatttttattcacgcatttatctattttttattttcttgaaggATTTACAATCTTTTTACTTccttaattaaacattttatgatttttatttctagtttataatttttttacaggtcaatgtctcttttttttcagtACTTTTAGTCcatgttaagaaattaaaatcagtaaaaaaaagaataagttaaagactaaaaataaaaatcctaaataatttaaaaattagaaaataataaaaccctTTTCAAATTAAATGCTTTTGTTTCTACTTCATTTGTGTTAAATTCACGGGagaaagtttaataaaaaatcagtGATTGTCTGTGAGTGACATTTTGTAAGCCAGTTAGTGGGAGAACGTGGAGTATTTTGTGAGTGAGTGACGTGTTCGTATTCAATGAACAGAAGACGGGCGGCGAGCTAGGAACATGctcacttattttttattgacgTTCTGACCCATCTCTGGAATACTCGAGCAACTCGAGCAACACGAGCAATTATCTTAATGTATATTCATTATCATGCAAAAGAAATGAATTTAATAGGATGAAACTTTTCTCAGgagtatttattttcttttaagaaaaggatactctgaaaaaaataaaagttttgcgagttatatttaatattaacttcttttatttatatctctcacttctctgtttttttttttattgtattgtaatcCATCTCTATCTCCTTTTATAATACTGCCCTAATAAGAAAATACCACACAGGAAATTACCTGACTGTGTAAACATAGATTTAAATAACAGTCTAGACATGAAATTATTAGCGGTACTACATAACGTAGGGttcctatatataaaaacaagtaTTTCCCTTACTCACATAACAGATCACCAAGATCATGtcctttattcttaaaataaatattaacattaCCAACtctaaaaaacaacaaaacagaaTTTGAAATGTTCAAAAGCATATCCCAAACACAGGATATTTCATATCTCCATATTATCCATATCCTCGAAGAAGAACTTTAAGAAAAGCTCCATAAGTGCTGTCTGGAAAAATATAGTGATAACAACACCATCCCCATCAGGGCTTGGAAGAATGGTTGCCCTATCTACTTGAGCCCGACTTACTATACCAAAATGCAAAGGCTTTTCCCAACCAAAATCTGATTCATACACTGGCATGTTCATCCAGCTTGTGAGGAAAATGCTATGATTCACATCAAAAGGAATATTAATACTGTGTGCATGTCCCGTGAAAAAAGCCCTTATGTGATTCAGTTGCCCTTGGCCTAAACTAGCATGTAGTTGTGACCTTATAGACTCATCCGTAACCATTTGAGCTGCTTCCCTTATCTTTTGAGCAGCAAAACCTAATGGGTTTGATATGATATCTCCCTCATAACATTCGGGTGTCACTACTTTTGCCAGAGCATTCCCAAAATAATTCTGAGGGAGAGGAGGATTCAATCTATTGCGAAAATTAACACTAAAAGTAACTAGGGTTGGGTGGTTCTCACCAGATTCACGAGCCTTGGATGCACATCTCCATATATGAGCAGCAACAACTTCAAATCTGGTATAAGGTCTTGACCCTTCTTTTGAAGGTTGATCATTAGCCTTCTTCTTTAGCCTCTCCAGGTGGCTTGATGTGAGTTTCAAGATTGAAGCACTTACCTTCTTTCGCTCTACTCCCAACGGTGTTTGTGCTATAGGCTTCTCGAGATCATGCTTATGTGGATCGAACTCGGTTTCACTCGAACCAAGGACTTGTGAGGATGATGGCTGGTGTTGGAATTTGAGTATTGTTCGATTGAGAAAAGGCATTTCATTAGGCTCTAGTGCTTCTCCTCGAGCCAGCTTTGCCCAACTATTGATGAAGTGAATGAGGCCGGTGGCATCAATCAAAGGATGAGCGAAAGTAACTCCAATGGCAAGGCCTTCATCACCACCAAGGAACCTTGTTAATTGAAGTAGCAGCAGGGGAATTTCCTCTCTGGGTTGAGTATTATCAACTTTTGGAACAAGTTCCTCGGTGGACTCGGAGGGTGAAAAATCTCCATAATCACCAAATGTTTTTGTGGTTTCAGCTTCAAGCAATCTCACCCCTTTTGCATTACAATCCACTTCTATTCGACCACTTTTTGTCAAGTTCAACCTGCCAGCTACGGGATAGAAGTAGACCAAAATCTTGCTAAGCGAATTCCTCAACCTCTCAATGGTGTCGGTGTTGTGTTTAGCTTTGTAAATATAGATGACGGATATGTGACCTAGGTTGCCGATTAGGTCACTATCGGATAGCCATAAAGGATCCTTGGGAGTTGGTTGATTTGGAGTGACATTGTAAGAAGCCACAATGGTTACCATTTTTGTGCTTGAAGGCTTGAATTAATGTGCCTGAGGATATATAtctctctgtgtgtgtgtgtggaaaaATGTTTCTTAGGTACTCTTGAGTTGTATATAccttgaaagagaaaagaagaaatgagaggtaagtgtttgaaattttttattatcaaaatataaacaCTCAATTTTGAGCAGCCATTTTGGATGAAGATGGTAACTAAAAAGCCAGTGGGTGGGCACGTGCAGCTGGTAAAAAGCCAGTGGGTGGGCACGTGTAATAAATGTTGTAATTACAGATAAAGCAACTAGGCCGTGTTAGGTATGTAGGTATTTGCAATGTATTGTTCTTTAGCTAATCATATTCATTTTTCTACCAGAGTTTGGTATCACGTCTGCAGCGttccatttttcaatttgaGGGTCTAGAGACATAAATATGATTCAAACTACCTTTCTATTACTATTACTTCTTAATCAGTAGGAGATTTTAAGTACTTGCCTTCTTGGACGCTTTTGAAGAACAAGAATGCTTTTTCCTAAAAAAGGTGTTATGCACAAATCGCAGGAATGAGTTATATAGGGCAAATTTTTTTTCGGAAAAGCCTAATGGTACGACATATTTTGCACAAATGCATTGCACGAATGACTGCTGcgcttttgttttaatttttaaattatttaattgttgtttcAACCAACAGAAAGGCAGAACTTTAAATTCGTATCTTTCGTACTTAAAAACTCTTCGTACCAAatagaattgttttttttttcaaaataaatattaaataaaataatctagaaataaaagataagcgGTTGATTTGAAACTCACCCCCTTCAAGTCTTAAGCATGATCCATTGCAAATTTAGCGAAACACAGCTCATGCTCTTTACCGTTCAGACCTTCAAAATTCACCACTTGaagattaaatataaaacatgaAGGCACCTTACGAGGATTTGAAAGCTCTTCACTAAATTGAAGTAGGCCCTACTAACAATCAAAGATAAAGCTATATGAATTATTTCCTCCGAATTTAAATATAAGTTGCatcaattattaaatgaaagatattttaaagataGACTTATTAAATAGAGTAAACTTatattacaaaaacaaatattttttatcacggtgGATCTACGACGGTTATACAAAAATCATCTTATAAAAAAcggtgatatttttgtaaataattataacttttttaaaatgatttttttttaaaatcgtcTTTTTGAAAACGCATTACACATTGATGTtgtaaaaaattgtctttgaaaACACATTTCACTTATTCAAAAGACATGTGTCTCTTTCACGCATCCACTCACGTTCTTCAACAATGGTCTCTCTCACTAGCAAAAACCCTAAGCGATTTTCTATCCTTCCCTGATCCCGCGAATGGTCAGAAGCAGAGGCTCCCTCCTTTCCCTCAAGCCCCTCCAAACCGGCTTCCCCTCCGACACTTCGACTCCCACTTCATCTTCAACAAGCTCTGCCAACTCTCCCTCATCCGCAATCCCCACATTCCACTCTCCGCCTACCACCACATCATCAACGTGTCCCTATTGTGATGGCATCAAATCTGTTGGCCGACGAGGAAGGAGTTGGGCCCCCCTTGGAGCTGCTTTGTAAGACATTGTATGCGTGGGAGGAGGCCGTGTCCCCACTCTTGGCCACAGAGAGGGAGGGTTTGGTCCCGAAGGACTCGACGGTGCTGGAAACTCTTGGTGAATGTCTCAACGATGTGGCGGAATGGGGGGCCAGTAAGGAGAGACTGTTGGTGAAGTTGCCAGTCCAGGACCTTCTGGCTCGCTTCGATGTTACTTGTACAGGTCTATGTTGTTGCAATCTTGTTCTTAATAAGAATTGTtgccatatttatttatttttcggttaaatatgtttgttctttatattttttgttaggcCATTCCGTATTCACGCAGCTTTTGTTGGGGATGGGAGGCTAGGAGGCATTTCTGGAACAATATCAGCTTATGAGAGTCCACTGATGTTGTGGATGTTGTTTTTGAGGATCACGATCTTCTAAATGAGGGTCCACTGATGTCATATATGCGAAACAAGTAAGCTTGATAACACTAGTTTTTATATTCCCTTTATGATTTTCGTGCTAATATGTTTGATATTGGTCTATTTTTTCCTGCTATAGTCCATGGTAGTTAGCATATTATCTGCTGCTTTAGGGAGCTGCAAAATATTGCATCAGATTTCCCAATGCCAATAAGATCAATTGTGAGGGTGTTGTGTTGTAGCTTGCCTTTACTTTTACAAATTTGTTGCCTTCAAATTTGTCAGATCTTTACCAAATCATCCTATTGATTATTCTATTGTACTAATTTGAAAATTCCAACTCTTtctaactaaattttattttccattctATTGATGTTTCAATGAAAAAATTGGGAAGTCCCATGCATTAATTCTAAATTAGGTGAAGTTACTAATCAACCATTCAATTTCTCTCACTTTGTGCAAGGATAATGCTTAAACCTTGTGTACTTTCTCCTTTGTTCATGTTTGTAAATTGTGCCGCTATTTATTCGAGATCTCGACATATTTAACCATACCagaattcaataaatatttgcAGCCATCGATCTACCTTACACCAACTTTTGCAAGGAATTGAAGGTGAAGGTGATTCTTCATAGCTAGCATCGGTGACAATGCGAATATTGCAAGCTCTTCAAACCAATTTAGATGGGAAATCAAAGCAGTATAGAGACCCTGCTTGGACCCATCTATTTCTCATGAACAATGTTCATTATATTATCATATCAGTTTGGAGGTATTTCATACACATGTTGTGGTTTTAATTTCACTGAAACGTGAAGTTTACTACATTCTCtactagttaaaatttattgttctcCTAATCCCCTTCTATTTTAGGTTTGAAGAGAAGGACTTGTATGGGGACGATTGGATACAACAGCGTAGGAAGATTGTGCAACAACATGCCAATCAATACAAAAGAAATGTTTGGGCAGAGGTTGTTTCCTATTGATTTATATGTCTACTATATATATGGCTTGCAGCTTTCTTGGATGTTACTTCAGTTTTTTGTTAGTTCTGACGattattaagaaaaacatatgGTTATGATTGGTTCATGTGATGTGGATCTTTATGAATTTTgttgcataaattatttttgttcactttttgGAATTATGATGCTATCCTTTGAATTGTGAATGTACCAgggaaaaagagataaaaaaaggcATTAAGAATTCGGCTAGCTTGATCTTCTTTATTTGACCATTATATTGTTTGAAATGGAGAAAATCCTAAAATGATCCTCCAAACATTTGATGTTACCATCTTAGTCTTCTGATGGTTTTTAAAATGCTTTTGTCACCAATTTGTCTATCAAAATATACATTCTTGTTACTAAATTTTTCATTTGGGGTAATCACTTTTGTCCTTCATAAGAACAAATGTGATGACAATTTAGATCTTTAAGGGACTAACTTGGTGACAAAAACTTTAGAAGAATAAAGTGATAACATTGTAATCATTGGGGAACCATTTTAGAAGTTtgttcttttcaattttaattagcttaatcatctttaaaataataaagtgcCGACACTAATCAAATCATTGAACATACttg includes these proteins:
- the LOC102663900 gene encoding spermidine hydroxycinnamoyl transferase; translated protein: MVTIVASYNVTPNQPTPKDPLWLSDSDLIGNLGHISVIYIYKAKHNTDTIERLRNSLSKILVYFYPVAGRLNLTKSGRIEVDCNAKGVRLLEAETTKTFGDYGDFSPSESTEELVPKVDNTQPREEIPLLLLQLTRFLGGDEGLAIGVTFAHPLIDATGLIHFINSWAKLARGEALEPNEMPFLNRTILKFQHQPSSSQVLGSSETEFDPHKHDLEKPIAQTPLGVERKKVSASILKLTSSHLERLKKKANDQPSKEGSRPYTRFEVVAAHIWRCASKARESGENHPTLVTFSVNFRNRLNPPLPQNYFGNALAKVVTPECYEGDIISNPLGFAAQKIREAAQMVTDESIRSQLHASLGQGQLNHIRAFFTGHAHSINIPFDVNHSIFLTSWMNMPVYESDFGWEKPLHFGIVSRAQVDRATILPSPDGDGVVITIFFQTALMELFLKFFFEDMDNMEI